One window of the Acinetobacter equi genome contains the following:
- the grpE gene encoding nucleotide exchange factor GrpE, whose amino-acid sequence MATEQNEQAHDLEQEQTNQQTAQTQETNEESVVTVEGLQEQIKKFEEDLKLEKARTANAVYEAQKSVERIQRESEKHKDAVLEKFSKALLDTVDNLERAIQAVGDDKNPVVEGVELTLKSLLSTLEKFGVVAVDTANGFNADLHQAVGIDPNAKSNEIGTVLQKGYSLNGRLLRPAMVMVGS is encoded by the coding sequence ATGGCAACTGAGCAAAATGAACAAGCTCATGATCTTGAGCAAGAGCAAACAAATCAACAAACTGCACAAACTCAAGAAACCAACGAGGAATCTGTAGTTACCGTTGAAGGCTTACAAGAGCAAATTAAGAAATTTGAAGAAGATTTAAAGTTAGAAAAAGCACGTACTGCAAATGCTGTTTATGAAGCACAAAAAAGTGTAGAACGTATTCAGCGTGAATCTGAAAAACATAAAGATGCCGTTTTAGAAAAATTTTCAAAAGCACTTTTAGATACAGTTGACAATTTAGAACGTGCAATTCAAGCAGTAGGTGATGATAAAAACCCTGTTGTTGAAGGTGTTGAACTTACTCTTAAATCTTTACTTTCTACACTTGAGAAATTCGGTGTAGTCGCTGTTGATACAGCAAATGGTTTTAATGCTGACTTACATCAAGCTGTTGGGATTGATCCAAATGCAAAAAGCAATGAAATTGGCACAGTATTGCAAAAAGGTTACAGCTTAAACGGACGCTTACTTCGTCCTGCTATGGTTATGGTTGGCTCATAA
- a CDS encoding PQQ-dependent sugar dehydrogenase, whose translation MKRHQYLYTILFSISFIVGLSGCKTGKDKEASTASTASTASTASTASTASTASTASTASTASTGLIRNFKVNNIASFDNPWAMVELPDQRLLITEKDGKLQLFNPRDNKKRPVLGVPKVKNEGQGGLGDIQLHPNFIQNQWVYLSYAESDPEFPHLLGAVVIRAKLDLLNNNPRLVDIQKIWTQVPKFTGSGHYSHRIIFDRDGKLWISSGERQEFTPAQDMNSNAGKIIRLNDDGTLPTDNPFQTQGEIAKQIWTLGHRNVLGLAFDYRQQLWAAEMGPQGGDELNLIVKSANYGYPIVSEGVHYGGSSNTQPDFLRHADRPEFRAPELSWTPVISPASLIFYKGSVFPQWKNKAILAGLSSRSIVIVDTETRPVREIQRIPMNSRIRAVIESKDGTLWVLKDKNLSPFNLVKIVPK comes from the coding sequence ATGAAAAGACATCAATATCTATATACCATTTTATTCAGTATAAGTTTTATAGTGGGCCTTTCTGGTTGTAAAACTGGTAAGGATAAAGAAGCATCAACAGCATCAACAGCATCAACAGCATCAACAGCATCAACAGCATCAACAGCATCAACAGCATCAACAGCATCAACAGCATCAACAGCATCAACAGGATTAATACGAAATTTTAAGGTCAATAATATTGCTAGTTTTGATAATCCATGGGCAATGGTTGAATTACCTGATCAGCGGTTATTAATTACAGAAAAAGATGGTAAATTACAATTATTTAATCCACGAGATAATAAAAAACGACCTGTATTGGGTGTACCTAAAGTTAAGAATGAAGGTCAAGGAGGATTAGGAGATATCCAATTACATCCTAATTTTATTCAAAATCAATGGGTATATTTAAGCTATGCTGAATCAGATCCAGAATTTCCTCATCTATTAGGGGCAGTTGTAATTCGTGCAAAGTTAGATTTGTTAAATAATAATCCAAGGCTGGTTGATATTCAAAAAATATGGACTCAAGTTCCTAAATTTACAGGAAGTGGACATTATTCACATCGAATTATTTTTGATCGTGATGGTAAATTATGGATTAGCTCTGGTGAGCGACAAGAATTTACACCTGCTCAAGATATGAATTCAAATGCAGGTAAAATTATTCGATTAAATGATGATGGGACTTTGCCAACGGATAATCCATTTCAAACACAAGGGGAAATTGCGAAACAAATTTGGACGCTTGGGCATCGTAATGTTTTAGGTTTAGCATTTGATTATCGTCAGCAATTGTGGGCAGCAGAAATGGGACCTCAAGGTGGAGATGAGTTAAATTTAATTGTTAAATCTGCGAATTATGGTTATCCAATTGTTTCTGAGGGTGTTCATTATGGAGGTTCTTCTAATACACAACCAGATTTTTTAAGACACGCAGATAGACCAGAATTTAGAGCACCAGAATTATCTTGGACACCTGTTATATCTCCTGCTAGCCTAATTTTTTATAAAGGGAGTGTATTTCCACAATGGAAAAATAAAGCAATTTTAGCGGGATTGAGTTCTAGAAGTATCGTTATTGTCGATACAGAGACTCGTCCAGTAAGAGAAATTCAGCGTATTCCAATGAATAGTCGAATTCGTGCTGTTATTGAGTCGAAAGATGGTACGCTTTGGGTCTTAAAAGATAAAAATCTAAGCCCATTTAATCTTGTAAAAATAGTACCTAAGTAA
- a CDS encoding peptidylprolyl isomerase: protein MLKKILLTGVLGSTLCANVLAANTLVTMTTNKGPIEIELYNDKAPISAKNFEEYVKSDFYKDTIFHRVIPGFMIQGGGFDDQMKEKQTRAPIKNESYNNLSNTRGTLAMARTNDPNSASSQFFINLVDNTYLDKNARNDGYAVFGRVVKGMDVVDEIAKTPTRNYAMHQDVPAQAIKIEKVEIKQ from the coding sequence ATGTTGAAAAAAATACTATTAACTGGAGTGCTAGGTAGTACTTTATGTGCAAATGTACTCGCAGCGAATACTTTGGTAACAATGACAACAAATAAAGGGCCAATCGAAATTGAGCTTTATAATGATAAAGCGCCAATATCTGCAAAAAATTTTGAAGAGTATGTAAAGTCAGATTTTTATAAAGATACTATTTTCCATCGTGTTATTCCTGGATTTATGATTCAAGGTGGTGGCTTTGATGATCAAATGAAAGAAAAGCAGACACGAGCACCAATTAAAAATGAGTCTTACAACAATTTATCGAATACACGTGGCACTTTAGCGATGGCTCGCACAAATGATCCAAATTCGGCATCAAGTCAGTTCTTTATTAACTTGGTAGACAATACTTATTTAGATAAGAATGCGCGAAATGATGGTTATGCGGTATTTGGTCGAGTTGTAAAAGGTATGGATGTAGTTGATGAGATTGCTAAAACTCCAACTCGAAACTATGCCATGCATCAAGATGTACCAGCTCAAGCTATTAAAATTGAGAAAGTTGAAATAAAACAATAG
- a CDS encoding alpha/beta hydrolase: MRKKLINIFDQHQEITARIVDRMPKIVQKSLVELLSYPYQYPNLDSFIQCMLAAQYRRGYKGLINGSIVQSRIQFEQQMQRISSHKTYISKTEDIHLPLQSGTLLARHYQPAPHKKLPMVVYYHGGGFILGSINTHDEVCRLLAKYAQVQVLSINYPLAPEFGSNQIIQICEDALAWTYQNRKNLKILKSRIAVAGDSAGGNLATVIAQKTKLKKHAPRAQLLIYPVTDFARRYPSYYAYKDGLILTSDDVDIMISEYAKKHDMSLSQPNISPLYGDLKKLAPTYIVTAEYDVLHDEGEIYANLLQQKGIKVKYVNYDDQTHGFINLTPISKKAKKHTIQMFKDFRKFWNKQEGYFWNIF, translated from the coding sequence ATGAGAAAAAAATTGATAAATATATTTGACCAGCACCAAGAAATTACAGCTCGAATAGTAGATAGAATGCCTAAAATAGTGCAAAAATCATTGGTTGAATTATTATCTTATCCCTATCAATATCCCAATTTAGATTCTTTTATTCAATGTATGCTCGCAGCACAATATAGACGAGGATATAAAGGGTTAATAAATGGAAGCATTGTTCAATCTAGGATTCAATTTGAGCAACAAATGCAAAGGATTTCATCTCATAAAACATATATAAGTAAGACTGAAGACATTCATTTACCACTTCAAAGTGGAACACTTTTAGCTAGACATTACCAACCTGCACCTCATAAAAAGCTACCTATGGTGGTTTACTATCATGGTGGTGGATTTATTTTAGGAAGTATTAATACACATGATGAGGTTTGTCGATTACTTGCGAAATATGCTCAAGTCCAAGTGTTAAGTATTAATTATCCATTAGCTCCTGAATTTGGATCTAATCAAATTATACAAATATGTGAGGATGCATTGGCTTGGACGTATCAAAATAGAAAAAATTTAAAAATATTAAAAAGTAGAATTGCTGTGGCTGGTGATAGTGCTGGAGGAAATCTTGCGACGGTTATTGCGCAAAAAACTAAATTAAAAAAACATGCACCTCGGGCACAATTGTTAATTTATCCAGTTACCGACTTTGCACGGAGATATCCTTCCTATTATGCATATAAAGATGGATTAATTCTTACGTCTGATGATGTTGATATTATGATCTCTGAGTATGCAAAAAAACACGATATGTCTTTAAGCCAACCAAATATTTCACCTTTATACGGAGATCTTAAAAAATTAGCACCAACATATATAGTTACAGCAGAATATGATGTATTGCATGATGAAGGAGAGATATATGCAAATTTACTACAGCAAAAAGGTATAAAAGTTAAATATGTGAATTATGACGATCAAACACATGGCTTTATTAATTTAACGCCAATATCAAAAAAAGCTAAAAAGCATACGATACAAATGTTTAAAGATTTCCGTAAATTCTGGAATAAGCAAGAAGGCTATTTTTGGAATATTTTTTAG